The DNA sequence CCGACGTCCTCGCACTGCTCGACGAACTCGAGGTCGAACGGGCGCACCTGGTGGGGCTTTCGCTCGGCGCGATGGTCGGCATGTGGCTCGGCGCCCACGCGCCCGGCCGGGTGGCGAGCCTGGTGCTGTGCTGCACGTCCGCGAAGCTCGGCCCGCCGGAGATGTGGGCGGAGCGGGCCGCCAAGGTCCGCGCCGAAGGCACGGCCGCGGTCGCGGCGGCCGGCGTCTCCCGCTGGCTCACCCCGGGCTACGCCGAGCGGCACCCGGACCGCGCGGCCTACCTGCGGTCGATGATCGCCGGTGTCCCGGCCGAGGGGTACGCGGCCTGCTGCGGCGTGATCGAGCGGATGGACCAGCTCGACGCGCTGCCGAAGATCACCGCGCCGACGCTGGTGATCGCGGGCGCGGACGACCCGGCGACCCCGCCGGAGGAGCACGCGCGGCCGATCGCCGACGGCATCCCGGGCGCGCGGCTCGAGGTCGTCGCGGACGCGGCGCACCTGGGCAGCTACGAGCAGCCGGCGGAGTTCACCCGGCTGATCCTGGACCACTTGGAGCGAGCGTGACGGACCGCCACGAACAGGGCATGAAGGTGCGGCGCGAGGTGCTCGGCGACGAGCACGTCGACCGCGCCGTCGCGGGCACGACGGACTTCAGCCGCCCGTTCCAGGACTACATCACCGAAGGCGCGTGGGGTTCGGTGTGGGCCCGCGACGGCCTCGACCGCCGGACGCGCAGCTGCGTGACGCTGGCGGCGCTGACGGCGTTGCAGGCGCACAACGAGCTGGCGATGCACGTCCGCGCGGCGGTCGGCAACGGCCTGACGGCGGCGGAGATCAGCGAGGTCCTCCTGCACACGGCCGTCTACGCGGGCGCACCGGCGGCGAACGCGGCGTTCGCCATCGCGCAGCGCACCCTCGCCGAGCTCGGCGAGCCGAGCGCCAGGCCGGCCGACGCCGGATAGGGTGCCGGTCATGGAAGCGGGGAGGCCCATCGAAGCCGAGCTGGACAGCGAGCCGGCGCACCGTGGTGCCCACCACGTGCAGTCGCTGGAGCGCGGCCTGGCCGTGATCAAGGCCTTCCACGCGGGCGCGGCGGAACTGACCCTGAGCGACGTGGCCCGCGCGACCGGCCTCACCCGAGCGGCAGCCCGCCGGTTCTTGCTGACCTTGACCGACCTCGGCTACGTCCGCACCGACGGCAAGTACTTCTCCCTGACGGCCCGCGTGCTGGAGCTGGGGTACTCGTACCTGTCGAGCATGACGCTGCCCGAGGTGGCCCAGCCGCACCTGGAGAGCCTGTCGGCGACGGTCCACGAGTCGAGCTCGGTCTCGGTCCTCGAGGGCACGGACATCGTCTACGTGGCGCGGGTGGCGGTCTCGCGGATCATGACGGTCAGCATCAACGTGGGCACCCGCTTCCCGGCGTACGCGACGTCGATGGGCCACGTCCTGCTGGCCGGCCTCAGCAAGGCGGAGCTGGAGGCGTACTTCGTGGTGGCGAGCCTCGACCGCCTGACCGAGCACACGGTCACCTCACCCGACCCGCTGCGCGCGGAACTGGCCAAGGTCGCCGACCAGGGCTGGGCCATGGTCGACCAGGAACTGGAGGAAGGCCTCCGCTCAGTGGCGGCCCCGATCCGCGATCGCAAGGGCCGCACAGTGGCAGCGGTCAACCTGTCCACCCACGCCAGCCGCACGACGGCGGAGTCGGTCCGGGACAACCTGGTCCCCCCACTCCTGGAGACGGCCCACGCGATCGAAGCGGACCTGGCGATCGGAGCCCCGGGCCGAGCCCATGGCTGACCAGCCCCCGACGCCGCCCGCGCCGACCGCACCGAACGGGCCCGCCGCGCCGAGCGGGCCCATTGCCGCGCCCGCTGCGCCGCACCCGCCCGCCACAGCGAACGGACCCACTGCCGCGCCCGCGCCTGCCGCGCCTGCGGCACTGAACGGGCCCACTGCCTCGCCTGCGCCTGCGGCACCGAACGGGCCCACTGCCGCGCCCGCTGCGCCGCACCCGCCCGCCGCAGCGAACGGACCCACTGCCGCGCCCGCGCCTGCCGCACCGCACCCGTCTGCCACCGGCACCCAGGTCGCCGGGCTCCTGCTGGCGGCGGGCGCCGGCCGCCGCTTCGGTGGGCCGAAAGCCCTCGCCGAACTCGACGGCGAGCCCCTGGTCCTCCGGGCCCTGCGAACCCTCACGGCAGCCGGCTGCACCCCGATCCGCGTAGTCCTGGGCGCGGCCGCCGACCAGGTCCGTCCCCTCCTGCCGGACCCCTCGGCGGCGGTGTTCGCCGAGGACTGGCAGACCGGCATGGGCGCCTCCCTGCGAGCGGGTCTGACCGCACTGACCGGAACCGACGGCCCGGTAGCCGCACTGGTCCACCTGGTCGACCTCCCGTGGGTGGGCCCCGAGATCCTCGCCCGCGTCGCCGCGGAGGCAACCCCGCAAACGATCGCCCGCGCGGCCTACGACGGAACCCCCGGCCACCCGGTCCTCCTGGGCCGCGACTGGTGGCCGGAGATCGCCGACACGGCACAGGGCGACCGGGGCGCCCGCGACTGGCTGGCCACCCGCGAGGACCTCAATCTGATCGAGTGCGCCGACCTCGGCAGCGGCCGTGACGTGGACCGCCCCACCGACCTCCCGAGCCCACCAGCCCCCTGACGCCTTATCGCCTCGCGCAGGCCGCCCGGGCACGCGAGCTCAGCCGCCCACGCCCGTTGAATCGCGTGCCGCCCCCCAACTTGCGGGTCCCTCGCCGCCCTCGGCCCGCGCGCTGCTCTCGGCTCGCCCGGGCCACTTACGCACATGAGCTTCCGGCGCCGGCATCAAGCCACACGCAAGCCACCGCCACCCCGGCCGCGGGTCATCCATCCGGGCCCACCCCCGTGCACACCCCGCAGCCCACCCTCCCGCCGCCTACGATCGACGGGGTGACCGACTTGCTCGACTCGCCTGAAGAACTTGCCGCCGCTCTCGGCGGGACCGGTTACCTCGCCGATGACGGGCTGGCCACCGCCGGGTTCCTCGCCCTCAAGATGGGGCGGCCGCTCTTCTGCGAAGGCGAACCCGGGACCGGGAAGACCTCGCTCGCCCTCGCGCTCGCCACCGCGCTCGGCCGGCCGCTCGTGCGGCTCCAGTGCCACGAAGGCATCGACGCCGCCCAGGCGCTCTACGAGTGGGACTTCCCCCGCCAGCTCCTGCACCTCCGGGCGCTCGAAGCCGCCGGTGACGGGAAGCTGGACGTCGAGGCCGCCGAACGGTCGCTCTACACCGAACGGTTCCTGCTCGCCCGGCCCCTCCTGCAGGCCCTCAAGGCGCCGTGCGTGCTGCTCGTCGACGAGATCGACCGCGCCGACGACGAGTTCGAGGCCTTCCTCCTCCAGCTCCTCGACGAGAACGCCGTCACCATCCCCGAGTACGGCGAAGTCCGCGCCGAGCGGCCGCCGCTCGTGGTGCTCACCTCCAACCGGACGCGGGAGGTGCACGACGCTCTCAAGCGCCGCTGCCTCTACCACTGGCTGGAACACCCGGACCTGGTTCGGGAGGTCATGATCCTGCGCCGTAGGATCCCTCGAATAGGTGAAGTTTTGGCTCGGCAGATCGCTGAAGCGGTGCATCGTCTCCGCGAAATGGACCTGCTGAAGCCACCGGGAGTAGCTGAGTCACTCGATTGGGCGAGAGCCCTGCTGACTCTCGAGCGCGACGAGCTGGACGCGGCCACCGCGGCGCGGACGCTCGGGGCCGTCCTGAAGTACAGCGAAGACCTCGACCGGGTACGGGCGAAACTCGACGCCCTGTTCGCCTGACCCGAGGGCCGAGACGGGGGAGAACCTGCGGATGAGCGTGGCGGAGACGACCGAGACGAGACCGCCGGCGGAACCAGCGCCGGACCGGCCCGAGGCGGTCGGGGCGAAGGCCGGGACGGGCACCTGGCGGGGCAAGCTCGCCGCCGTGGCCGCGATCCTCGGCGGCACCGCGCTGATCGCCGTGCACGCCTCCTTCTACGGGCACTGGCTGATCGACGACGCCGCCATCACGTTCGCCTACTCGCGCAACGTCGCCGACGGCTTCGGCCCGGTCCTGCAGCCCGGTGCCTCGCCGGTCGAGGGGTACTCCAACCCGACCTGGATGGTGCTGCTCGCGCTCGGCAAGCTCGTCGGCCTGTTCGACCACGGGACGCTGTTCGGGGTCAACGACCAGATCCTCTTCCCGAAGGCGCTCGCGCTGGCGTGCTGCCTGGGTGTCCTCGTCCTGTTCTACTTCGGCGCCAAGACGCTCACCCGCCGCCCGGCGCTGGTCACCTTCCTCACCGGGGCCGTGCTCGCCGCGATCCCGTCGTTCGTGATCTGGTGCTTCTCCGGGCTGGAGAACTCCTTCTACGCCCTGACCGTCGCCGCGCTCGCGGTGCTGATCCTGCGCGCGGTCCAAGGCGGCCGGCTGCTCAGCACCCAGGTCGCGGCCGGCACCGGGCTGATCGCCATGCTCGCCGCGCTGACCAGGCCCGACGGCATCATCTACGCCGGCGCGTACCCGATCGTCGTCCTGCTCTTCCTCAAGCGGGAGCTGCTCGGCCGCAGCGTCCGCGCGGTCGTCGTGTCCGTCGCCGGGTTCGCCGTGCCGTACGGCGCCTACGTCGTCTTCCGCTGGTTCGAGTTCGGCCGGCTGGTGCCCAACACCGCGGTCGCGAAGGGGCAGGAGCCGCCGAACCTCGACGACCTCGCGCGGCCCGGGGAGATCGTCTCCTACGTCGGCTGGCTGGTCGTCGCGATCGCCGTCGCGTGTCTCGTGATGCTGATGATCCGCCCGTCGAAGCTGCGGACCGGCCTGATCGCGCTGCTGGCGCCGTTCGGGCTCACCGTCGTGGCCTACATCGTCCTCGAATACGACTGGATGGGGCAGCTGCGCTTCGCCACCCCGGTCTGGACGCTCGGCGCGTTCGGCGCCGCGGTCGTGGTCGTCGAGGCCCTGTCCGCGGCCCGGCTGCGCGGCCGGATCGTGCTCGCCTGCCTGCTGGTCGTGGCCGCGGTCAGCTCGGTGAGCGGGTTCTACACCCAGGGCACGACCTACCGCGCCAACGTCAAGACCGCGTTCTGCATCGTCGCCGAGCGTGACGCCCAGGCCGTCAACGGCTTCGCCGACATCCTCAAGCTGCCGGACACCGCGCAGGTCGGCCTGATCGACCTCGGCGGGACGTCGCTGGGCAGCCGCATCCGGGTGCTCGACCTGGCCGGCCTCGGCGACAAGCCGATCGCCGACTACCTGCACCGCGCCGACATGCAGGGCCTGCGCGACTACGTCTTCACGCAGGCCAAGCCGGAGCTGATCACGTTCATCGGCTCGTGGATCACCACGCTGCAGTTCGACAAGGACCCGCGGTTCGACCAGGACTACGTGACGATCTTCGTCAACCAGCCGATCGGGAACATGACCGTCGATTCGCGCAACTGGGTCAGCTACCACGTCCGGCGCGACCTGGTCGACCCGGTGAAGCTCGCGGAACTGCAGGCGTACGCGCAGAAGACGCTGCCGCCGATCCTGGAGCTGAACAAGACGGCCGGCCTGCGCGGCTGCGCGAACATCCAGCCCGGCATGAAGGTTTCCTGACAACCGGAACCCAAGACGCCCGCTTGGTCCACAAAGGACCGGGCGGGCGTTTTTAATTGCGTTGCCGCGCCCTCGCGACTCCGGCATCCTTTTCGCAGCCAGCCGGAACCGCCACCGAGAGGAGGAGATCGTGGACCGACAACTGAAGCGCTGCGGCACGATCTCCCGAGCCGTTCGCTGAAATCTTTCCGAAAAGCTCTTCGCGCCCACCCGCCGCTACCTTGGGTCGGCCGCGGCGAAGAGCGCGGTCTGCGCGCCCACCCGGGGAGGGGTGTGTGCGCGGACCGCCCCGTCCCGGTAGCTCAGCAGGACAGAGCGCGGCGCTACGAACGCCGAGGTCCGAGGTTCGACTCCTCGCCGGGACACCAGAAGAGCGCACAATGGAGTCATGACCACCGCCGCCGACCCCGTCGCCGGGTACGCCGGGTTCGCTGCCGCGCTGCGCGAAGCCGGGGTGGCCTGCGACGCCCGCCGCGTGCAGGCGTACCTGGCCGCCGTCGCCGAGATCGACGTCGCCGAGCCCACGCAGCTGTACTGGGCCGGGCGGCTGACGCTGTGCTCGAGCCCGGACGACCTCCCGAGCTACGAAGAAGCCTTCAGCCAGTGGTTTTCCATCGAGACGCCGACCCCGCAGCGCGCGAAGTCCGCCGTGCCGAAGCAGGCCCGGATCGCGCCGCTCGTCGACGCCGAAGGCGGGGACGCCGAGGGCGGGGACGGCCACGACCAGCTGAAAGTCGCCGCGAGCGGCCAGGAGGTCCTGCGCCACCGCGACCTCGCCGCGCTTTCCACGGCCGAGCGCGAACACCTCCGCGAGCTGCTGGCCACCCTCAAGCCGGTGCTCCCGAAGCGCCCGGCCGCCCGGCGGACGCCGTCGCGGCGCGGCCGGCTCGACCCGTCGCGCACGCTGCGCGCCATGCTGGCCAGCGGCGGCGAGCCCCTCACGCTCGTGCGCTCCCGCCGCGGCACGCGGCCGCGCCGGGTGGTGCTGCTCATCGACGTCTCCGGCTCGATGAGCCCGTACGCCGACGCGCTGCTGCGGTTCGCCCACGTCCTGACGCGGGCCGCGCCGCAGGCGGTCGAGGTCTTCACGCTCGGCACGCGCCTCACGCGGGTGTCGCGCCAGCTGCGCCAACGCGACCCGGAACGCGCCATGCTCGCGGCGGGGTCGGCGGTGCCGGACTTCGCCGGCGGCACCCGGCTCGGCGAGACGCTGCAGGCGTTCCTCGACCGCTGGGGCCGCCGCGGTGTCGCCCGCCGCGCGGTGGTCACCGTCTTCTCCGACGGCTGGGAACGCGGCGACACCGGCCTGCTCGGCGAGCAGCTCGCCCACCTGCGCCGGCTCGCGCACGCCGTATTCTGGGTGAATCCCCACGCCGGGAGGGCGGGGTACGCGCCGGTCCAATCGGGCATCGTGGCCGCGCTGCCCCACATCGACCGGCTGCTGGCCGGGCACACCCTGGCCACTTTGGAACGACTGCTCCGGGAGATTGCCGATGCGTGACGTACTGGACGACGTGTTCCGCCGCTGGGCGGGAGGCGAAACCGTCGGACTCGGCACCGTGGTCGCCACGTTCTCGTCGGCGCCGCGCGCGCCCGG is a window from the Amycolatopsis sp. cg9 genome containing:
- a CDS encoding NTP transferase domain-containing protein, with translation MLAAGAGRRFGGPKALAELDGEPLVLRALRTLTAAGCTPIRVVLGAAADQVRPLLPDPSAAVFAEDWQTGMGASLRAGLTALTGTDGPVAALVHLVDLPWVGPEILARVAAEATPQTIARAAYDGTPGHPVLLGRDWWPEIADTAQGDRGARDWLATREDLNLIECADLGSGRDVDRPTDLPSPPAP
- a CDS encoding AAA family ATPase; protein product: MTDLLDSPEELAAALGGTGYLADDGLATAGFLALKMGRPLFCEGEPGTGKTSLALALATALGRPLVRLQCHEGIDAAQALYEWDFPRQLLHLRALEAAGDGKLDVEAAERSLYTERFLLARPLLQALKAPCVLLVDEIDRADDEFEAFLLQLLDENAVTIPEYGEVRAERPPLVVLTSNRTREVHDALKRRCLYHWLEHPDLVREVMILRRRIPRIGEVLARQIAEAVHRLREMDLLKPPGVAESLDWARALLTLERDELDAATAARTLGAVLKYSEDLDRVRAKLDALFA
- the pcaC gene encoding 4-carboxymuconolactone decarboxylase — its product is MTDRHEQGMKVRREVLGDEHVDRAVAGTTDFSRPFQDYITEGAWGSVWARDGLDRRTRSCVTLAALTALQAHNELAMHVRAAVGNGLTAAEISEVLLHTAVYAGAPAANAAFAIAQRTLAELGEPSARPADAG
- the pcaD gene encoding 3-oxoadipate enol-lactonase; this translates as MNGGGGVSAVRVHRVVEGPEDGPVVVFGGSLGSDVRMWEPQVVPLLERGFRVVRYDTRGHGGSPVPPGPYALDDLGADVLALLDELEVERAHLVGLSLGAMVGMWLGAHAPGRVASLVLCCTSAKLGPPEMWAERAAKVRAEGTAAVAAAGVSRWLTPGYAERHPDRAAYLRSMIAGVPAEGYAACCGVIERMDQLDALPKITAPTLVIAGADDPATPPEEHARPIADGIPGARLEVVADAAHLGSYEQPAEFTRLILDHLERA
- a CDS encoding VWA domain-containing protein encodes the protein MTTAADPVAGYAGFAAALREAGVACDARRVQAYLAAVAEIDVAEPTQLYWAGRLTLCSSPDDLPSYEEAFSQWFSIETPTPQRAKSAVPKQARIAPLVDAEGGDAEGGDGHDQLKVAASGQEVLRHRDLAALSTAEREHLRELLATLKPVLPKRPAARRTPSRRGRLDPSRTLRAMLASGGEPLTLVRSRRGTRPRRVVLLIDVSGSMSPYADALLRFAHVLTRAAPQAVEVFTLGTRLTRVSRQLRQRDPERAMLAAGSAVPDFAGGTRLGETLQAFLDRWGRRGVARRAVVTVFSDGWERGDTGLLGEQLAHLRRLAHAVFWVNPHAGRAGYAPVQSGIVAALPHIDRLLAGHTLATLERLLREIADA
- a CDS encoding IclR family transcriptional regulator C-terminal domain-containing protein; the encoded protein is MEAGRPIEAELDSEPAHRGAHHVQSLERGLAVIKAFHAGAAELTLSDVARATGLTRAAARRFLLTLTDLGYVRTDGKYFSLTARVLELGYSYLSSMTLPEVAQPHLESLSATVHESSSVSVLEGTDIVYVARVAVSRIMTVSINVGTRFPAYATSMGHVLLAGLSKAELEAYFVVASLDRLTEHTVTSPDPLRAELAKVADQGWAMVDQELEEGLRSVAAPIRDRKGRTVAAVNLSTHASRTTAESVRDNLVPPLLETAHAIEADLAIGAPGRAHG